In Actinomycetota bacterium, one DNA window encodes the following:
- the lipA gene encoding lipoyl synthase, translated as MPEPVIPPGVRTLGVLPRTPAPPPTGATFARKPAWLKVKASQGPNYRELKGLVRDEQLNTVCEQAGCPNIYECWEAREATFLIGGDHCTRACPFCQIHSGKPEGYDTDEPRRVAHAIGRMGLRFAVITGVARDDLPDGGAWLFAESVRQVRALLPSCGVEVLIPDFRGQPEALRQVTEVEPDVLGHNVETVPRLYKRIRPGFTYAGSLELLARARAWLPEGCATKSNLILGMGEERHEVLQTMADLRSVGVELLTVTQYLQPTKAHLNLQRFVPPEEFAGLKAHAEGLGFAHVESGALVRSSYHAGEMHKAAVRKQRGQLPAWATADA; from the coding sequence ATGCCTGAGCCCGTGATCCCGCCCGGGGTCCGCACCCTGGGGGTGCTGCCCCGCACCCCGGCGCCGCCGCCGACCGGGGCGACCTTCGCCCGCAAGCCGGCCTGGCTGAAGGTGAAGGCCTCCCAGGGCCCGAACTACCGCGAGCTCAAGGGCCTGGTCCGCGACGAGCAGCTCAACACCGTCTGCGAGCAGGCCGGCTGCCCCAACATCTACGAGTGCTGGGAGGCCCGGGAGGCCACCTTCCTGATCGGCGGGGACCACTGCACCCGGGCCTGCCCGTTCTGCCAGATCCACTCCGGCAAGCCCGAGGGCTACGACACCGACGAGCCGCGCCGGGTGGCCCACGCCATCGGCCGCATGGGGCTGCGGTTCGCGGTCATCACCGGGGTGGCCCGCGACGACCTGCCCGACGGCGGGGCCTGGCTGTTCGCCGAGTCGGTCCGCCAGGTGCGGGCGCTGCTGCCTTCGTGTGGCGTCGAGGTGCTGATCCCCGACTTCCGCGGCCAGCCCGAGGCGCTGCGCCAGGTCACCGAGGTCGAGCCGGACGTGCTCGGCCACAACGTCGAGACCGTGCCCCGGCTGTACAAGCGGATCCGGCCCGGGTTCACCTACGCCGGGTCGCTGGAGCTGCTGGCCAGGGCCCGGGCGTGGCTGCCGGAGGGCTGCGCGACCAAGTCGAACCTGATCCTGGGCATGGGCGAGGAGCGCCACGAGGTCCTCCAGACCATGGCCGACCTGCGCTCGGTCGGGGTCGAGCTGCTCACCGTCACCCAGTACCTGCAGCCCACCAAGGCCCACCTGAACCTGCAGCGGTTCGTCCCCCCAGAGGAGTTCGCCGGCCTCAAGGCCCACGCCGAAGGCCTCGGGTTCGCCCACGTGGAGTCGGGGGCCCTGGTCCGCTCCAGCTACCACGCCGGCGAGATGCACAAGGCCGCCGTCCGCAAGCAGCGCGGCCAGCTCCCCGCCTGGGCCACCGCCGACGCCTGA